The Bos indicus isolate NIAB-ARS_2022 breed Sahiwal x Tharparkar chromosome X, NIAB-ARS_B.indTharparkar_mat_pri_1.0, whole genome shotgun sequence genome has a window encoding:
- the F8A1 gene encoding 40-kDa huntingtin-associated protein produces MARRRSPPGRVSAPGSAGAAKMAASAAGLGGGGAGPGPEPGDFLARYRQVSNKLKKRFLRKPNVAEAGEQFAQLGRELRAQECLPYAAWCQLAVARCQQALFHGPGEALALTEAARLFLRQERDARQRLACPAAAGEALQAAAAALGAAVRLHLELGQPAAAAALCLELAAALRDLGQPAAAAGHFQRAAQLQLPQLPLAALQALGHAASCQLLARDYSGALALFTHMQRLARELGGIPSQPPPPQPAAPGPPLPPGAGPPAAAAPAALGAFADVLVRCEVSRVLLLLLLQPPPAKLLPEHAHTLEKYAWEAFDGHGQDSSGPLPEELFLLLQSLVMATHEKDTEAVKLLQVEMWPLLSAEQNHLLHLVLQETVSPSGQGI; encoded by the coding sequence ATGGCACGTCGCCGGTCGCCGCCCGGTCGCGTCAGCGCGCCTGGAAGCGCCGGGGCGGCGAAGATGGCGGCTTCCGCGGCCGGCctgggcggcggcggcgcgggcccAGGGCCCGAGCCAGGGGACTTCCTGGCGCGCTACCGTCAGGTGTCCAACAAGCTCAAGAAGCGGTTCCTGCGGAAGCCGAACGTGGCGGAGGCCGGCGAGCAGTTCGCCCAGCTCGGCCGCGAGCTGCGCGCCCAGGAGTGCCTGCCGTACGCGGCCTGGTGCCAGCTGGCGGTGGCGCGCTGCCAGCAGGCGCTCTTCCACGGGCCCGGAGAGGCGCTGGCGCTGACAGAGGCCGCGCGCCTCTTTCTGCGGCAGGAGCGCGACGCGCGCCAGCGCCTGGCCTGCCCCGCCGCCGCCGGGGAGGCCCTGCAGGCCGCTGCCGCCGCGCTGGGCGCCGCCGTGCGCCTGCACCTGGAGCTCGGGCAGCCGGCCGCGGCCGCCGCGCTCTGCCTTGAGCTGGCGGCCGCCCTGCGCGACCTGGGCCAGCCGGCCGCCGCCGCTGGCCACTTCCAGCGCGCCGCGCAGCTGCAGCTGCCCCAGCTGCCCCTGGCCGCCTTGCAGGCGCTCGGCCACGCCGCGTCCTGCCAGCTGCTGGCGCGGGACTACAGCGGCGCGCTGGCGCTCTTCACGCACATGCAACGCCTGGCACGGGAGCTCGGCGGCATCCCTTCGCAGCCCCCGCCCCCGCAGCCCGCAGCCCCCGGACCTCCGCTCCCTCCCGGCGCGGGGCCGCCGGCTGCAGCCGCCCCGGCCGCGCTGGGCGCCTTCGCCGACGTGCTGGTCCGCTGCGAGGTGTCccgcgtgctgctgctgctgctcctgcagcCGCCGCCCGCCAAGCTCCTACCGGAGCACGCGCACACCCTGGAGAAGTATGCCTGGGAGGCCTTCGACGGCCACGGGCAGGACAGCAGCGGCCCGCTGCCCGAGGAGCTCTTTCTGCTGCTACAGTCCTTGGTCATGGCCACGCACGAGAAGGACACGGAGGCCGTCAAGTTGCTGCAGGTGGAGATGTGGCCCCTGCTGAGCGCCGAGCAGAACCACCTCCTGCACCTCGTTCTGCAGGAAACCGTCTCCCCTTCTGGCCAGGGGATCTGA
- the H2AB1 gene encoding LOW QUALITY PROTEIN: histone H2A-Bbd type 1 (The sequence of the model RefSeq protein was modified relative to this genomic sequence to represent the inferred CDS: substituted 1 base at 1 genomic stop codon): MVAHHHQCILGATGWSAAFSVQRSPSVERESSDKERVQWAGSSGLHSHTARAELSFSVSHMERLLWEGHYAQRLSSSAPIFLAAIMXHLTAKVLELAGNEAQNSGQRRITPELVDTTVHHNVLLSSSFGMTTISLVALAWH, translated from the exons ATGGTGGCCCACCACCACCAGTGTATACTTGGTGCCACTGGGTGGTCTGCTGCCTTCTCCGTACAAAGGTCTCCTTCCGTGGAAAGAGAGAGTTCCGACAAAGAGAGGGTCCAGTGGGCAGG GTCATCTGGTCTCCACTCCCACACCGCCCGTGCTGAGTTGTCTTTCTCCGTGAGCCACATGGAGCGCCTCCTGTGGGAAGGCCACTATGCCCAGCGCCTGAGTTCGTCCGCACCCATCTTCCTAGCAGCCATCATGTAGCACCTGACTGCCAAGGTCCTGGAGCTGGCAGGCAACGAGGCCCAGAACAGCGGTCAGAGGCGCATCACCCCAGAGCTGGTGGACACAACAGTCCACCATAACGTTCTGCTCAGCAGCTCTTTTGGGATGACAACCATCTCCCTGGTGGCCCTAGCCTGGCACTAG